One genomic segment of Salinibacter grassmerensis includes these proteins:
- a CDS encoding UDP-2,3-diacylglucosamine diphosphatase, which yields MAAPTQYRAIWISDVHLGTPQAKAAYLLDFLRNHDADRYYLLGDIIDGWALKRSWYWPSSHNDLIRGLLQKAEGTNVTYIPGNHDEVARDFPGLQLGGITVQRKTQHTTADGRRFLVVHGDEFEGVVRHSKWIELLGSWAYTGVLAADRWYNRLRRLLDLPYWSLANYIKETRHIRQVIAEFEETAAREADGEGFDGVICGHIHRPRMRAVTNTQYVNTGDWIENCTALVEHRDGRLELRQWIPDGVGPRGAIATEASAQQNGTPSLVSSLDTDPRDG from the coding sequence ATGGCCGCCCCCACGCAATACCGTGCGATTTGGATTTCCGATGTCCACTTGGGGACCCCGCAGGCCAAGGCCGCCTACCTGCTTGACTTTCTACGCAACCACGATGCCGACCGATACTACCTTCTCGGCGACATCATTGACGGGTGGGCGCTAAAGCGGTCCTGGTACTGGCCCTCGTCGCACAACGACCTGATCCGGGGCCTGCTCCAGAAGGCCGAGGGCACCAACGTCACCTACATCCCCGGCAACCACGACGAGGTGGCGCGCGATTTCCCTGGCCTCCAGCTCGGCGGCATCACCGTTCAGCGGAAGACCCAGCACACCACGGCGGACGGGCGTCGCTTTCTGGTGGTGCACGGCGACGAGTTTGAGGGGGTCGTGCGCCACTCCAAGTGGATCGAGCTTCTGGGGAGCTGGGCGTACACCGGCGTCCTCGCGGCCGACCGCTGGTACAACCGTCTGCGACGTCTCCTGGATCTGCCCTACTGGTCCCTCGCCAATTACATAAAGGAGACCCGTCACATCCGACAAGTCATTGCGGAATTCGAGGAGACGGCCGCGCGGGAGGCAGACGGCGAGGGGTTCGATGGCGTGATTTGCGGCCACATTCACCGGCCCCGAATGCGGGCCGTCACTAACACCCAGTACGTCAACACCGGCGACTGGATCGAGAACTGTACGGCGTTGGTGGAGCACCGGGACGGGCGGCTCGAACTCCGCCAGTGGATTCCGGACGGGGTGGGCCCGCGAGGCGCGATCGCGACGGAAGCATCGGCACAGCAGAACGGCACCCCCTCACTGGTCTCGTCCCTCGACACCGACCCACGGGACGGATAG